Genomic segment of Nocardioides conyzicola:
CGTCCGTGACTTCGTGGACGCACGCTTCTCGCTGGTCGAGCTGGTCATCCCGCTGCTGATCGTCACGATGGTCCTCGGCTACTCCGGCAACAGCAGCCTTGCGCGGATCGGCAACACCATCCTCCTGGGCACGATCGTGTTCGTGGTCATGGACCTCTTCGTGCTCCGCTTCCGGCTGCGCAAGGCCTTCGACCAGCGGTTCCCGGGCAAGTCGTCGAAGGGCCTCACCTACTACGCCGTCACCCGGTCGCTGCAGATGAAGTTCATGCGGCTGCCGAAGTCGCGCGTGCGCATCGGGCAGCACCTGCCCGACGACTACCAGCGCTAGCCCGGCGTACTAGAAGCTCCGGGTCTTCGGCGACTGGGTCTTCGCGGGGTCGCGCTCGACGATCGGGTCGACGATGTCGTCGATCGCCTTCAGCGTCGCGGCGTCGAGGACCACGCCCGACGCCTTGGCGTTGTCGGTGACCTGCTCCGGTCGGCTGGCGCCGATGATCGCGGCCGAGACGTTGTCGTTCTGGAGCACCCAGGCGACGGCGAGCTGGGCCAGCGACAGTCCCGCCTCGTCGGCGATCGGCTTGAGCTGCTGGACGCGCTCGAGCACGTCGTCCTGCAGCCAGCGGCTGATCATGTCCTTGCCGCCCTTCTCGTCGGTGGCGCGGCTCCCCTCCGGCGCGGGCTGTCCCGGCAGGTACTTGCCCGTCAGCACGCCCTGCGCGATCGGCGACCACACGATCTGACCGATGCCGAGCTCCTCGCTCGTCGGGACGACCTCGGCCTCGATGACCCGCCAGAGCAGGGAGTACTGCGGCTGGTTGGAGACCAGCGGGATCTTGAGCTCCCGGGCGAGCGCGTGCGCCGCACG
This window contains:
- a CDS encoding DUF3043 domain-containing protein, whose product is MTAKVGGKGRPTPTRKEAEAAAKARAKTPRTRKELAAAQRSTRTESSKTVRQGMKDGDERYFPARDKGPEKRFVRDFVDARFSLVELVIPLLIVTMVLGYSGNSSLARIGNTILLGTIVFVVMDLFVLRFRLRKAFDQRFPGKSSKGLTYYAVTRSLQMKFMRLPKSRVRIGQHLPDDYQR
- a CDS encoding aldo/keto reductase family protein is translated as MKTRNLGSSGLKISEIAYGNWLTHGSQVEEDAATACVRRALDEGITTFDTADTYANTAAETVLGEALKDERREGLEIFTKVYWPTGPGKHNDHGLSRKHIMESINGSLQRLQTDYVDLYQAHRYDHETPLEETMEAFADVVRQGKALYIGVSEWRAEEIRAAHALARELKIPLVSNQPQYSLLWRVIEAEVVPTSEELGIGQIVWSPIAQGVLTGKYLPGQPAPEGSRATDEKGGKDMISRWLQDDVLERVQQLKPIADEAGLSLAQLAVAWVLQNDNVSAAIIGASRPEQVTDNAKASGVVLDAATLKAIDDIVDPIVERDPAKTQSPKTRSF